The Candidatus Accumulibacter similis genome has a segment encoding these proteins:
- the nth gene encoding endonuclease III, which produces MPESPLDRDGPHGGRAAAIFSRLRAGNPQPTTELEYATPFQLLIAVILSAQATDRSVNLATRRLFADAPTPQAMLALGEGGLAPYINRIGLWQGKARNVIATCRQLLARHAGELPRQRAELEALPGVGRKTANVVLNTAFGEPTIAVDTHIFRVANRTGLAPGKTPLAVEDELLRVVPPEFRRSAHHWLLLHGRYVCKARQPECWRCGIADLCDYPEKGSAVPGGARR; this is translated from the coding sequence ATGCCTGAGTCGCCGCTGGACCGGGACGGGCCGCACGGCGGGCGAGCCGCGGCGATCTTCAGCCGGCTGCGTGCCGGCAATCCGCAGCCGACGACCGAACTCGAGTACGCCACCCCGTTCCAGTTGCTGATCGCGGTCATCCTGTCGGCGCAGGCGACCGACAGGAGCGTCAATCTCGCCACCCGCAGGCTCTTTGCCGACGCGCCGACACCGCAGGCCATGCTGGCGCTCGGCGAGGGCGGGCTGGCGCCCTACATCAACCGCATCGGGCTCTGGCAGGGCAAGGCGAGAAACGTCATCGCCACCTGCCGTCAGTTGCTGGCTCGGCATGCCGGCGAACTGCCGCGGCAGCGCGCCGAACTCGAGGCGCTGCCCGGGGTCGGTCGCAAGACCGCCAACGTGGTTCTCAATACCGCTTTCGGCGAGCCGACGATTGCCGTCGACACACACATCTTCCGCGTCGCCAACCGCACCGGCCTGGCGCCGGGAAAGACGCCGCTGGCAGTCGAAGACGAGTTGCTGCGGGTGGTGCCGCCGGAGTTCAGGCGGTCTGCCCACCACTGGCTTCTCCTGCACGGGCGCTACGTCTGCAAGGCGCGGCAGCCCGAGTGCTGGCGTTGCGGCATCGCCGACCTCTGTGATTATCCGGAGAAAGGCAGCGCGGTGCCCGGCGGCGCTCGCCGATGA
- a CDS encoding DUF1841 family protein, producing the protein MFNPTREQVRQFFCQAWQKHRQRLILEGAEVTAADLILEHPEYHALLEDPATAIEQEFSPESGQMNPFLHLSLHLAVAEQVSIDQPPGIRSAYQALRARVGDHEAAHAILECLGETIWRAERHRQAMDANAYLDCVRRAAAS; encoded by the coding sequence ATGTTCAACCCGACCCGTGAACAGGTCCGGCAGTTCTTCTGCCAGGCGTGGCAGAAGCACCGCCAGCGCCTGATCCTCGAAGGCGCGGAGGTGACGGCCGCCGACCTGATCCTCGAGCACCCCGAGTACCATGCGCTGCTCGAAGACCCGGCAACGGCGATCGAACAGGAGTTCAGTCCCGAGAGCGGGCAGATGAACCCTTTCCTGCATCTCTCGCTGCATCTGGCCGTCGCCGAGCAGGTCAGCATCGACCAGCCGCCGGGGATTCGCTCCGCCTACCAGGCGCTACGCGCCCGCGTCGGCGATCACGAGGCGGCGCACGCCATCCTCGAGTGCCTCGGCGAGACGATCTGGCGTGCCGAACGCCATCGCCAGGCGATGGACGCGAACGCCTACCTCGACTGCGTGCGGCGGGCTGCTGCCAGCTGA
- a CDS encoding FIST C-terminal domain-containing protein — protein MSVGSALLAGNDAVPALAAAAASAALEKMGNRPARGALLFLSAEFTAQAQAAVTAVARALRCTEVAGGIAAGVFSDAGWVLDRPAAAVMVFAGDLALVTQRPAAVADTGPILSYGGSSLPRAWSDPGRDRFGGCFAGRPGKSEAIAWQHGRLVRQCAVELQGARVDLAVSRGWRLLGRPTVVTGSRALDLLELQGEPALADLRRSLPPQQRGTERLPLASLCAVLLDGPGIASDDLRQQAFADGLLRPVAIIAANADGSLTLAQHVVPGTHLLWAIRLPEASVADMRRSLSALLPLVPPPLAAIAFSCIGRGPYHYGGADEDLACLHELLPQLPLIGAYGTGQIAPVRHGGNRLLQNAVVTALIRQPARRSDVQPDP, from the coding sequence ATGAGCGTTGGCAGTGCGCTGCTGGCGGGCAACGACGCCGTGCCGGCGCTGGCGGCAGCGGCCGCCAGTGCGGCCCTGGAGAAGATGGGCAATCGTCCCGCGCGCGGTGCCCTGCTGTTTCTCTCGGCCGAGTTCACCGCGCAGGCGCAGGCAGCGGTGACTGCCGTTGCCCGCGCGCTGCGCTGTACCGAGGTCGCCGGTGGCATCGCCGCGGGTGTGTTCAGCGATGCAGGCTGGGTACTCGACCGTCCGGCGGCGGCGGTGATGGTCTTTGCCGGCGACCTGGCGCTGGTGACGCAGCGGCCGGCCGCTGTCGCGGATACCGGGCCGATCCTCAGCTACGGTGGCAGCAGCCTGCCGCGCGCCTGGAGCGATCCCGGCCGTGACCGTTTCGGCGGCTGCTTTGCCGGCCGTCCGGGAAAGTCCGAAGCGATCGCCTGGCAGCACGGTCGCCTGGTGCGACAGTGTGCGGTCGAACTGCAGGGCGCGCGCGTCGATCTCGCCGTTTCCAGGGGCTGGCGACTGCTTGGCCGGCCGACGGTGGTGACCGGCAGCCGGGCGCTCGACCTGCTCGAACTGCAGGGCGAGCCGGCGCTTGCTGATCTGCGGCGCAGCCTGCCGCCACAACAGCGGGGCACCGAGCGACTGCCGCTCGCATCGCTGTGCGCAGTGTTGCTCGACGGTCCGGGCATCGCCAGCGACGATTTGCGACAGCAGGCGTTCGCCGATGGTCTGCTGCGGCCGGTGGCGATCATTGCCGCCAACGCCGACGGATCGCTGACGCTGGCGCAGCATGTCGTTCCCGGCACCCACCTGCTGTGGGCGATACGGCTGCCGGAAGCCAGCGTCGCCGACATGCGCCGCAGCCTGTCCGCTCTCCTGCCGCTCGTGCCGCCGCCGCTGGCGGCGATCGCCTTTTCCTGCATCGGCCGCGGCCCCTATCATTATGGTGGTGCCGACGAGGATCTTGCCTGCCTGCACGAACTCCTGCCGCAGCTGCCGCTGATCGGCGCCTACGGCACCGGGCAGATTGCGCCGGTTCGGCACGGCGGCAACCGGCTGCTGCAGAACGCCGTCGTCACCGCCCTGATCAGGCAACCAGCAAGGAGGAGCGATGTTCAACCCGACCCGTGA
- a CDS encoding poly(3-hydroxybutyrate) depolymerase, which yields MNTHPGSWRGLAAVLLLAIVSSTRPGLAAPPMPALGADLGQLTVSGVSSGGYMAVQFQVAHSGLVRGAGVLAGGPYDCAEGSVWRALTRCMSPSWWAPLPVVGELRARAEALALAGRIDPPDNLRDDQVWLLSGGKDDKVTTAVVEQLAAFLGQWLPAAAIRFVRVPEAAHAMISIADPRAASCGSTASPYINRCGELDPAGEMLGHMLGPLQPPAADSHGEMLTFDQRAFATGQAVDSGLADEAYLYVPTACRQSPCRVHVAFHGCRQSAVQIGRRFVDGAGYNRWADSNRLLVLYPQTAPRHGPAFGSWKWISNPFACWDWWGYTGSDYPTRDGLQIRAVRAMLERLAEPRQPQSAPAAATTAHPAAIERKNGGPATTPAVQPAGDGTYRGGMRST from the coding sequence ATGAACACGCACCCCGGCTCGTGGCGCGGCCTCGCCGCCGTGCTGCTCCTCGCCATCGTCAGCAGCACCCGGCCGGGGCTCGCCGCCCCGCCGATGCCCGCACTCGGGGCGGACCTGGGCCAGTTGACGGTGTCGGGAGTCTCGTCAGGCGGCTACATGGCGGTCCAGTTCCAGGTGGCGCATTCGGGCCTCGTGCGCGGCGCGGGCGTCCTCGCCGGCGGTCCCTACGATTGTGCCGAAGGTTCGGTTTGGCGGGCGCTCACGCGCTGCATGTCACCTTCGTGGTGGGCGCCGCTGCCCGTGGTTGGCGAACTGCGCGCGCGTGCCGAGGCACTCGCGCTGGCTGGGCGAATCGACCCGCCGGACAACCTGCGCGACGACCAGGTGTGGCTTCTCTCCGGCGGCAAGGACGACAAGGTGACGACCGCGGTCGTCGAGCAGCTCGCAGCCTTCCTTGGCCAGTGGCTGCCAGCGGCGGCGATCCGTTTCGTGCGGGTGCCCGAGGCAGCGCACGCAATGATCTCGATCGCCGACCCCCGGGCCGCGAGCTGCGGCAGCACGGCATCGCCCTACATCAACCGCTGCGGCGAGCTCGATCCTGCCGGGGAAATGCTCGGCCACATGCTCGGCCCGTTGCAGCCTCCGGCGGCCGACAGCCACGGCGAGATGCTGACCTTTGACCAGCGAGCCTTCGCGACTGGACAGGCGGTCGATTCCGGACTCGCCGACGAAGCCTATCTCTACGTTCCGACCGCCTGCCGCCAATCCCCGTGCCGCGTGCATGTCGCTTTCCACGGCTGCCGCCAGAGCGCCGTGCAGATCGGCCGGCGCTTCGTCGACGGCGCCGGCTACAACCGCTGGGCCGACAGCAACCGCCTGCTCGTCCTCTACCCGCAGACCGCGCCGCGCCACGGGCCGGCGTTCGGCTCGTGGAAATGGATCAGCAACCCCTTCGCCTGCTGGGACTGGTGGGGCTACACCGGCAGCGACTACCCGACCCGCGACGGTCTGCAGATCAGGGCGGTGCGCGCGATGCTCGAGCGGCTGGCAGAGCCGCGCCAGCCCCAGTCGGCACCGGCAGCGGCGACCACCGCGCACCCTGCCGCAATTGAACGGAAGAACGGCGGGCCGGCGACCACGCCCGCGGTACAGCCCGCCGGTGACGGCACCTACAGGGGAGGAATGCGCAGCACCTGA
- the lysM gene encoding peptidoglycan-binding protein LysM, giving the protein MGLFDFVKAAGEKLFRAGDTDSAAAAAAAAPDDQAASARLDELNRTAGDAIEAYIRTQNLPVTGLAVTFDGASGAATVFGVAGDQASKEKILLCCGNVAGVAQVNDMLSVDQGAPEATFYTVVAGDNLSRIAKAHYGDANRYMLIFEANKPMLSHPDRIYPGQVLRIPPL; this is encoded by the coding sequence ATGGGATTGTTCGATTTCGTCAAGGCAGCCGGCGAAAAGCTGTTTCGTGCCGGCGACACCGATTCGGCAGCGGCAGCGGCGGCGGCTGCCCCGGATGATCAGGCGGCCAGTGCCCGCCTCGACGAACTGAACCGGACTGCCGGCGATGCGATCGAGGCGTACATCAGGACGCAGAACCTGCCGGTGACCGGTCTCGCGGTGACCTTCGATGGCGCGAGCGGTGCCGCGACGGTTTTCGGCGTTGCCGGCGACCAGGCGAGCAAGGAGAAGATCCTGCTCTGTTGCGGCAACGTCGCCGGCGTGGCGCAGGTCAACGACATGCTGTCGGTCGACCAGGGCGCTCCCGAAGCGACCTTCTACACCGTCGTCGCGGGTGACAACCTGTCGAGGATTGCCAAGGCGCATTATGGCGACGCCAACAGGTACATGCTGATCTTCGAAGCCAACAAGCCGATGCTCAGCCATCCGGACCGGATCTACCCTGGTCAGGTGCTGCGCATTCCTCCCCTGTAG
- a CDS encoding MoxR family ATPase produces MRFSGSASYVTTRDLNLAVNAAITLQRPLLIKGEPGTGKTMLAEEVAAALGLPLFQWHIKSTTKAQQGLYEYDAVSRLRDSQLGEAKVADIGSYIVKGVLWQAFECETASVVLIDEIDKADIEFPNDLLRELDRMEFFVYETRQTVRARQRPVVVITSNNEKELPDAFLRRCFFHYIRFPDKETMKSIVDVHFPGLKPALLREALEVFFELREIPGLKKKPSTSELLDWLKLLLAEDIPPDVLRSKEQKAAIPPLHGALLKNEQDVHLFERLIFMARHNR; encoded by the coding sequence ATGCGCTTCTCCGGATCAGCCAGTTACGTCACCACCCGCGACCTCAACCTGGCGGTCAATGCCGCCATCACCCTGCAGCGGCCGCTGCTGATCAAGGGCGAACCGGGCACCGGCAAGACGATGCTGGCCGAGGAAGTGGCGGCCGCGCTCGGCCTGCCGCTCTTCCAGTGGCACATCAAGTCGACCACCAAGGCGCAGCAGGGCCTCTACGAGTACGACGCGGTTTCGCGCCTGCGCGACTCGCAACTGGGCGAGGCGAAGGTTGCCGACATCGGCAGCTACATCGTCAAGGGGGTGCTGTGGCAGGCGTTCGAGTGCGAAACGGCATCGGTGGTGCTGATCGACGAGATCGACAAGGCGGACATCGAGTTTCCCAACGATCTGTTGCGCGAGCTCGACCGCATGGAGTTCTTCGTCTACGAAACGCGGCAGACCGTTCGCGCCCGCCAGCGGCCGGTCGTCGTCATCACCTCGAACAACGAGAAGGAACTGCCCGATGCGTTCCTGCGTCGCTGCTTCTTCCACTACATCCGCTTTCCGGACAAGGAGACGATGAAGTCGATCGTCGACGTCCATTTCCCTGGCCTCAAGCCGGCGTTGTTGCGCGAGGCGCTCGAGGTCTTCTTCGAGCTGCGCGAAATTCCCGGCCTCAAGAAGAAGCCATCGACATCGGAACTGCTCGACTGGCTCAAGCTCCTGCTGGCCGAGGACATTCCGCCCGATGTGTTGCGCAGCAAGGAGCAGAAGGCCGCCATCCCGCCGCTGCATGGTGCCTTGCTGAAGAACGAGCAGGACGTGCACCTTTTCGAGCGCCTGATCTTCATGGCGCGCCACAACCGCTGA
- a CDS encoding pyridoxal phosphate-dependent aminotransferase, protein MQQSAVAVDSKLPQVGTTIFTVMSRLAADCGAINLSQGFPDFQAEAALFEATCRAMRAGRNQYPPMSGIIELRTAIAGKVRALYGADYDVEGEITVTAGATQAIFTAIAAFVRAGDEVVVFEPVYDSYVPAIETVGGRAVFASLRFPDYRPDWDEVRSLVGPRTRMIIINSPHNPTGSLLRGDDLDRLAELTRGSDIVVLADEVYEHIVFDGRRHASVAAHTELAARSIVVSSFGKTYHITGWKVGYVLAAQELTSEFRKVHQFNVFTVNTPCQFGIAEYMQDASRHLGLAGFYQAKREFFRQQLAASRFELLPCHGTYFQLARYGAISDLPDREFACWLTREAGVAAIPVSVFRHDGVDDRVVRFCFAKQEATLAAAGERLRRL, encoded by the coding sequence ATGCAGCAGTCTGCCGTTGCCGTGGACTCGAAACTCCCGCAAGTCGGGACCACCATCTTCACCGTCATGTCGCGGCTTGCCGCCGACTGCGGCGCGATCAACCTGTCGCAGGGCTTCCCCGATTTCCAGGCGGAAGCGGCGCTCTTCGAAGCGACCTGCCGTGCGATGCGCGCCGGCAGAAACCAGTATCCGCCGATGTCCGGCATCATCGAACTGCGCACGGCGATTGCCGGCAAGGTGCGTGCGCTCTATGGCGCAGATTACGATGTCGAAGGCGAGATCACCGTCACTGCCGGGGCGACGCAGGCGATCTTCACCGCCATTGCCGCGTTCGTCCGGGCGGGCGACGAGGTGGTCGTCTTCGAGCCGGTCTACGACAGCTACGTACCGGCGATCGAGACGGTCGGCGGCAGGGCGGTCTTCGCCAGCCTGCGTTTTCCCGACTACCGACCGGACTGGGATGAGGTGCGCTCGCTGGTCGGGCCACGCACGCGGATGATCATCATCAACTCGCCGCACAACCCGACCGGCAGCCTGTTGCGCGGCGACGATCTCGATCGACTCGCCGAGCTCACGCGCGGCTCCGACATCGTCGTCCTGGCCGACGAGGTCTACGAGCACATCGTCTTCGACGGTCGCCGGCACGCCAGCGTCGCCGCCCACACCGAACTCGCGGCGCGCAGCATCGTCGTCTCTTCCTTCGGCAAGACCTACCACATCACCGGCTGGAAGGTCGGCTACGTCCTCGCCGCGCAGGAACTGACGAGCGAGTTCCGCAAGGTGCATCAGTTCAACGTGTTCACGGTCAACACGCCGTGCCAGTTCGGCATCGCCGAGTACATGCAGGACGCGTCGCGCCACCTCGGGCTGGCGGGCTTTTACCAGGCGAAACGTGAGTTCTTCCGGCAGCAACTCGCGGCCTCGCGCTTCGAATTGCTTCCCTGTCACGGAACCTACTTCCAGCTTGCCCGTTACGGGGCGATTTCCGACCTCCCCGATCGCGAGTTCGCCTGCTGGTTGACGCGCGAGGCCGGCGTGGCAGCGATCCCGGTCTCGGTCTTCCGGCACGATGGTGTCGATGACCGCGTCGTCCGCTTCTGCTTCGCCAAGCAGGAGGCGACGCTCGCCGCCGCCGGCGAACGTCTGCGCCGCCTGTAG
- a CDS encoding electron transport complex subunit E, translating to MISRDELVQIRDNGLWKQNTSLVQILGLCPLLAVTTNAVNGVMLSLATIIVMAVANLAVASLRNLIPHEIRIPVFILIVAALVTVVDLLFNAQLHELYLVLGIFIPLIVTNCIVLARVEAFANKNPPLQAALDGVFMGVGMLWTLALLGGLRELIGGGTLFAGIDMVFPGLQPLQLLSGDYPGLLLAMLPPGAFILLGCLIAWKNWIEARAAARHSAQRSLPTPPAPVADHA from the coding sequence ATGATCAGTCGCGATGAACTTGTCCAGATCCGGGACAATGGTCTCTGGAAGCAGAATACGAGCCTGGTGCAGATTCTCGGCCTGTGCCCGCTGCTGGCGGTGACGACCAACGCCGTCAACGGCGTCATGCTGTCGCTGGCGACGATCATCGTCATGGCCGTTGCCAATCTTGCCGTCGCCTCGCTGCGCAACCTGATTCCGCACGAGATCCGCATTCCGGTGTTCATTCTGATCGTCGCCGCTCTGGTGACGGTCGTCGATCTGTTGTTCAACGCACAGTTGCACGAGCTCTACCTGGTCCTCGGCATCTTCATTCCCCTGATCGTCACCAACTGCATCGTTCTCGCACGGGTCGAGGCTTTCGCCAACAAGAACCCGCCGCTGCAAGCTGCCCTTGACGGCGTCTTCATGGGCGTCGGCATGCTGTGGACCCTTGCCCTGCTCGGCGGGCTGCGCGAACTGATCGGCGGTGGCACGCTTTTCGCGGGCATCGACATGGTCTTTCCGGGGTTGCAGCCGCTGCAGTTGCTGTCCGGCGACTACCCCGGACTGCTGCTCGCGATGCTGCCGCCAGGCGCCTTCATCCTGCTCGGCTGCCTCATCGCCTGGAAGAACTGGATCGAGGCACGTGCCGCCGCGCGCCATTCGGCTCAGCGCTCGCTGCCGACGCCGCCAGCGCCAGTGGCGGACCATGCCTGA
- a CDS encoding 5'-nucleotidase C-terminal domain-containing protein produces MRQPSRPSSLSACLLAIGCVLAACQSVPPPAPAPATALELHIAHINDHHSNLEPQPDFELRLDGVPTRVETGGFPRLAALFKASSGLPSLLKIHAGDAMTGTLYHTLYKGEADAALMNTVCFDVFELGNHEFDEGDAGLRRFLDYLRQGPCRTTVLAANVEPAIGSPLAPVSANDYLQPYLLRQFGDVRVGIIGIEVRGKTMNSSRPLPTTRFHDEVETAQRTIDALRERGIRHIVLVTHQGYEADKAMAARLSDVDVIIGGDSHTLLGDFSAIGIASAAGPYPTVVSNRDGDPVCIGQAWEYAKIFGLMAVRFDQRGTVASCGGSLTLPLGDDFRQPDGSGSFVAVNAATRQRILAALQGSSARPVVPDPLAQAELARYASRLDDMKRQRIGTASEPLCLVRVPGEATNRSAGVSGCENANRLARGSDVAQAVAEAYRQASRLADVALQNGGGIRTPLPHGEVTYGTAYTVLPYTNVLYELQVTGRQLTDVLEDAVGNYLDDGGSDGSHPYAAGLRWHLDLRQARGSRFSRIEVRARDRDAWQAIDPERTYTVVTSDYLATGGDGYATLARINQASRSVNTYLSYTQTFVDYLQARGTVARPPAGDYSHQQVIGRDGTPLP; encoded by the coding sequence ATGCGCCAGCCATCCCGCCCCTCGTCGCTGTCCGCCTGTCTGCTCGCCATCGGCTGCGTGCTCGCCGCGTGCCAGAGCGTGCCACCGCCGGCACCCGCCCCGGCGACCGCTCTCGAGCTCCACATCGCGCACATCAACGATCACCACTCCAATCTCGAACCGCAGCCCGACTTCGAGCTGCGGCTCGACGGCGTGCCGACCCGCGTCGAGACCGGCGGCTTTCCGCGCCTGGCGGCACTCTTCAAAGCCAGCTCCGGGCTGCCGAGCCTGCTGAAGATCCACGCTGGCGATGCCATGACCGGCACCCTCTACCACACGCTGTACAAAGGCGAGGCGGACGCCGCACTGATGAACACCGTCTGTTTCGACGTCTTCGAACTCGGCAACCACGAGTTCGACGAAGGCGATGCCGGACTGCGGCGCTTTCTCGATTACCTGCGCCAGGGACCGTGCCGGACCACCGTCCTCGCCGCCAACGTCGAGCCGGCGATCGGCTCACCATTGGCGCCGGTGAGCGCCAACGACTACCTGCAGCCTTACCTGTTGCGGCAGTTCGGCGACGTCCGTGTCGGCATCATCGGCATTGAAGTGCGCGGCAAGACGATGAATTCGTCGCGCCCGCTGCCGACCACCCGCTTCCACGACGAGGTCGAGACGGCGCAGAGGACGATCGACGCACTGCGCGAACGCGGCATTCGGCACATAGTCCTCGTCACCCACCAGGGCTATGAGGCCGACAAGGCGATGGCGGCCCGGCTCAGCGACGTCGATGTGATCATCGGCGGTGACTCGCACACACTGCTCGGCGACTTCTCGGCGATCGGCATTGCTTCGGCCGCCGGCCCCTACCCGACCGTCGTCAGCAACCGCGACGGCGATCCGGTGTGCATCGGCCAGGCCTGGGAATACGCGAAGATCTTCGGCCTGATGGCGGTCCGCTTCGACCAGCGCGGGACGGTGGCGAGCTGCGGTGGCTCGTTGACCCTGCCGCTCGGCGACGACTTCCGGCAGCCCGACGGCAGTGGCAGCTTCGTCGCCGTCAACGCCGCGACCCGCCAGCGGATACTGGCTGCGCTGCAGGGCTCGAGCGCCCGTCCCGTCGTTCCCGATCCGCTGGCGCAGGCCGAACTCGCCCGCTACGCCAGCCGCCTCGACGACATGAAGCGGCAGCGGATCGGCACTGCCAGTGAACCACTCTGCCTGGTGCGCGTCCCGGGTGAAGCGACCAACCGCAGCGCCGGCGTCAGTGGCTGTGAGAACGCCAACCGGCTGGCGCGCGGCAGCGACGTTGCGCAGGCGGTTGCCGAAGCCTATCGCCAAGCCAGCAGGCTCGCCGACGTCGCGCTGCAGAATGGCGGCGGCATCCGCACGCCACTGCCCCACGGCGAGGTCACCTATGGCACGGCCTACACCGTCCTGCCGTACACGAATGTCCTCTACGAACTGCAAGTGACGGGTCGCCAGCTCACCGACGTGCTCGAGGATGCGGTCGGCAACTACCTCGACGACGGTGGCTCGGATGGCTCGCACCCCTATGCTGCCGGGCTGCGCTGGCACCTCGACCTGCGACAAGCGCGCGGCAGCCGCTTCAGCCGGATCGAGGTGCGCGCCAGGGATCGTGACGCCTGGCAGGCAATCGACCCCGAGCGCACCTATACGGTGGTCACCAGCGACTACCTGGCAACCGGCGGTGACGGTTACGCCACGCTAGCCCGGATCAACCAGGCAAGCCGCAGCGTGAACACCTATCTCAGCTACACGCAGACCTTCGTCGACTACCTGCAGGCGCGCGGCACGGTCGCTCGTCCGCCGGCAGGCGACTACAGCCACCAGCAGGTGATCGGGCGCGACGGCACGCCGCTGCCGTGA
- the mscL gene encoding large conductance mechanosensitive channel protein MscL produces the protein MSMLQEFKEFAMKGNVMDLAVGVIIGGAFGKIVESVVADLIMPLVAGIMGGRLDFSGMFLILGTVPEGTATTLDALKKAQVPVFAYGSFLTVLVNFIILAFIIFIMIKQMNRLKRTAPESAAPPAAAPEAAEEVLLLREIRDSLKK, from the coding sequence ATGAGCATGCTGCAGGAGTTCAAGGAATTCGCCATGAAGGGCAACGTCATGGATCTCGCGGTTGGCGTGATCATCGGCGGGGCCTTTGGCAAGATCGTCGAGTCTGTGGTGGCCGACCTGATCATGCCCCTCGTTGCCGGGATCATGGGCGGCAGGCTGGACTTCTCGGGGATGTTCCTGATTCTCGGAACGGTTCCGGAAGGCACGGCAACGACGCTCGATGCGCTGAAGAAGGCGCAGGTTCCGGTCTTCGCCTACGGCAGCTTCCTGACGGTCCTTGTCAACTTCATCATTCTCGCGTTCATCATCTTCATCATGATCAAGCAGATGAACCGTCTCAAGCGGACCGCGCCCGAGTCCGCGGCGCCGCCGGCGGCCGCTCCGGAAGCCGCCGAGGAAGTCCTCCTCCTGCGCGAGATCCGCGACAGCCTGAAGAAGTGA
- a CDS encoding VWA domain-containing protein — translation MLIDFFLHLKASRLPVSIKEFLTLLDALRQHVIEHSIDDFYLLSRALLVKDESHFDKFDRAFGEYFKGVEALPGMEVLIPEEWLRRAVRRHLSDAERARLEKLGWEKLMETFRQRLAEQKERHSGGSKWIGSGGSSPFGHGGTHPEGIRLGGRSENRSAVKVWERREYRNLDDSVELGTRNIKVALRRLRRFAREGAAEELDLEGTIAGTARNAGWLDLKLRPERHNAVKVLLLLDIGGSMDDHIRVCEELFSACRSEFKHLEPYYFHNCVYDYLWRDNRRRHSERIATHDVLHRYGTDYKLIIVGDASMSPYELLQPNGSIEFNNAEPGAAWLRRLADTWPHSIWLNPEAEHSWPYRQSTSLIHNLLGGRMFPLTLDGLERGMRLLSK, via the coding sequence ATGCTGATCGACTTCTTCCTGCACCTCAAGGCGAGCCGCCTGCCGGTGTCGATCAAGGAGTTCCTCACCCTGCTCGACGCGCTGCGGCAGCACGTCATCGAGCACAGCATCGACGACTTCTACCTCCTCTCGCGCGCACTGCTGGTCAAGGACGAGTCCCACTTCGACAAGTTCGACCGGGCTTTTGGCGAGTACTTCAAGGGGGTCGAGGCGCTGCCCGGAATGGAGGTGCTGATCCCGGAAGAATGGCTGCGGCGGGCGGTCAGGAGGCACCTCAGCGACGCCGAACGGGCACGGCTCGAGAAGCTCGGCTGGGAGAAGCTGATGGAGACCTTCAGGCAGCGACTGGCCGAGCAGAAGGAGCGTCACTCCGGCGGCAGCAAGTGGATCGGCAGCGGCGGCAGCTCGCCCTTCGGTCACGGCGGCACCCACCCGGAAGGAATCCGGCTGGGTGGCCGGAGCGAGAACCGGTCGGCGGTCAAGGTCTGGGAGCGGCGTGAGTACCGCAACCTCGACGACAGCGTCGAACTCGGCACGCGCAACATCAAGGTCGCGCTGCGCCGCCTGCGGCGCTTTGCGCGCGAGGGCGCTGCCGAGGAACTCGACCTCGAAGGCACGATCGCCGGCACGGCGCGCAATGCCGGCTGGCTCGACCTGAAACTGCGGCCGGAGCGGCACAACGCCGTCAAGGTGCTGCTGCTGCTCGACATCGGCGGATCGATGGATGATCACATCCGCGTCTGCGAGGAACTCTTTTCCGCCTGCCGCAGCGAGTTCAAGCACCTCGAACCCTACTACTTCCACAACTGCGTCTACGACTACCTCTGGCGCGACAATCGCCGCCGCCACAGCGAGCGGATTGCGACGCACGACGTCCTGCATCGCTACGGCACCGACTACAAGCTGATCATCGTCGGTGACGCCTCGATGAGCCCCTACGAGCTGCTGCAACCCAACGGCAGCATCGAGTTCAACAACGCCGAGCCGGGCGCCGCCTGGCTGCGCCGCCTGGCGGACACCTGGCCACACAGCATCTGGCTCAACCCGGAAGCCGAGCATTCATGGCCTTACCGGCAATCGACCTCGCTGATCCACAACCTGCTCGGCGGCCGCATGTTCCCGTTGACGCTCGACGGGCTCGAGCGGGGGATGCGCCTGCTCAGCAAGTAG